A window of the Halostagnicola kamekurae genome harbors these coding sequences:
- a CDS encoding SDR family NAD(P)-dependent oxidoreductase, producing MNEFLDGKVCIVAGGGGDLGRATAAELAANGATVIITDLGTSLEGDGAAEEPAATAAEEIEADGGEAMAHFGDITSLEYTETLIEDTLSEYGRIDGAINYAGILRDSYLTNMTDHEWDTVVHVHLRGHFSLLRNLARHWRNRDEETEGGLSSERSFVSVTSPSALGNVGQANYGAAKAGILGLTRTAAQELATSNVRVNALLPIAYTRMTEDLLEDESKSPEKIAPVVAALMSNDATGITGRTIRAVGDSVSVLSEPEIERTAINETGWTADRLTSAFRDELGLGGDSR from the coding sequence ATGAACGAATTTCTCGACGGAAAAGTGTGCATCGTCGCTGGCGGCGGCGGTGACCTCGGTCGAGCCACGGCGGCGGAACTCGCTGCGAACGGCGCGACAGTCATCATCACCGACCTCGGGACGTCCCTCGAGGGCGATGGAGCGGCGGAAGAGCCCGCCGCGACGGCCGCCGAGGAAATCGAAGCTGACGGCGGCGAGGCAATGGCTCACTTCGGCGACATAACCAGTCTCGAGTACACGGAAACGCTCATCGAGGATACTCTCTCGGAGTACGGACGAATCGATGGGGCGATCAATTACGCCGGTATTCTCCGTGACTCGTATCTCACGAACATGACCGATCACGAGTGGGACACCGTGGTCCACGTTCACCTCCGCGGCCACTTCTCGCTCCTTCGGAACCTCGCTCGCCACTGGCGCAACCGCGACGAGGAGACCGAGGGCGGGCTCTCGTCGGAGCGATCGTTCGTGAGTGTCACGAGTCCGTCGGCGCTCGGGAATGTTGGACAGGCGAACTACGGTGCGGCAAAGGCGGGAATCCTCGGACTTACGCGGACGGCGGCACAGGAACTAGCAACTTCGAACGTCAGGGTGAATGCTCTGTTGCCGATCGCGTACACGCGAATGACCGAAGACCTCCTCGAGGACGAGTCGAAATCGCCGGAGAAAATCGCGCCGGTTGTCGCCGCACTGATGAGCAACGACGCAACCGGCATCACCGGCCGGACGATCCGCGCCGTCGGCGACTCCGTCAGCGTTCTCTCGGAGCCCGAAATCGAGCGGACCGCGATAAACGAGACCGGCTGGACGGCGGACCGTCTGACGTCCGCGTTTCGCGACGAACTGGGGCTCGGCGGAGACTCACGCTAA
- a CDS encoding IclR family transcriptional regulator: MTSKSEGRKVKSIEQAGDILEYLRMEGPATIADLESVVPLSAGSIHTYLATLKDYGFIEQEGTKYRIGSMFIPYGVRVRNSTELYSASKDIIEAVAHEVGGCVHLQKEYNNRLLILEEVYGENTAGLDLHIKKRGNLQNHIHCTAGGKSILAQLPEPKVHQILDDHGLPTQTSQTITDREQLLDELKLVRKQGYAVNDQEHMHGIRAVGAPICRDNNGEVLGAISISGSAATWTGQIFNEKIPNKVKEISNEIEINIHSKDRNE, from the coding sequence ATGACTTCAAAAAGCGAAGGAAGAAAAGTCAAATCGATCGAACAAGCAGGTGATATACTCGAATACCTCCGCATGGAGGGGCCAGCAACGATAGCAGATCTCGAATCGGTCGTCCCTCTCTCCGCAGGGAGTATTCACACCTATCTTGCGACGCTAAAGGATTACGGGTTTATTGAACAAGAAGGAACAAAGTACCGAATCGGGTCGATGTTTATTCCATATGGAGTTCGAGTTCGAAATAGCACAGAGTTGTACTCGGCTTCGAAAGATATTATTGAAGCAGTAGCTCATGAGGTCGGCGGATGCGTACACCTGCAGAAGGAATACAATAATAGACTGTTGATATTAGAGGAAGTATATGGTGAAAATACCGCTGGTCTCGACCTTCACATCAAGAAAAGAGGAAATCTCCAGAACCATATCCATTGTACTGCAGGTGGAAAATCAATCCTTGCACAACTTCCTGAACCAAAGGTCCATCAAATCCTCGATGATCACGGTCTTCCAACTCAGACATCCCAAACAATTACAGATCGTGAACAACTTCTAGATGAACTTAAATTAGTACGAAAACAGGGGTATGCAGTTAATGATCAGGAACATATGCATGGTATTCGAGCCGTCGGTGCACCAATTTGTCGGGACAATAATGGGGAAGTCCTTGGGGCAATCAGTATTTCAGGGTCAGCAGCTACATGGACTGGCCAAATATTTAATGAGAAGATCCCTAATAAGGTAAAGGAAATTTCGAATGAGATAGAGATTAATATACATTCAAAAGACCGAAACGAATAA
- a CDS encoding long-chain fatty acid--CoA ligase produces MDYELTITTFLERARDLFDHKEIVTALPDGSTHRYTYGDAYERISQLAHALDDYGMEPGDRSGVMALNNFRHYELYFGPSCSERSIHMVNHRLPEHHLVKIINEAGDRLLFLDPQFVDTIKPIADELDTIEQYVVLGDEDAIPETSLEPVTDYESFIAGYETDYDWPDIDEETESALCYTSGTTGLPKGVQYTHRGQFLHTMMHSHVDVFGVSESDVVIPVVPMFHVNGWGFPYTTTFTGAKIVLPGQHTDPDELIPIIEEENVSIAAAVPTVWMEVDRIIEESDELGPAVLDTLQSVLIGGSSPPESLIRKFDEVYEAPIGQGYGMTEASPHLANTLMTTEVKQLPEDEQDRLRMKAGVPAPGVKVRLRDKNGDPVPHDGETPGEVQARAPWLAGEYYSRPEATETSWTEDGYFSSGDVATIDEYGYIDVVDRLDDVIKSGGEWISSIELENALIGHGRVAEATVIGVPHQKWQERPVAYVVAEVDVTANDLREHLLEEFPKWWLPDRFEFVDEVPKTSTGKFDKLALTESFEERYGSLPVEE; encoded by the coding sequence ATGGACTACGAGCTGACGATCACGACGTTCCTGGAGCGTGCGCGAGACCTCTTCGACCACAAGGAGATCGTCACCGCGCTCCCCGACGGTAGCACGCACCGATACACGTACGGCGACGCCTACGAGCGCATCAGCCAGCTCGCGCACGCCCTCGACGACTACGGGATGGAACCCGGGGACCGCTCGGGTGTGATGGCGCTCAACAACTTCCGGCATTACGAGCTCTACTTCGGGCCGTCGTGCAGCGAGCGCTCCATCCACATGGTGAACCACCGGCTGCCCGAGCACCACCTCGTGAAGATCATCAACGAGGCCGGGGACCGGCTCCTCTTCCTCGACCCGCAGTTCGTCGACACCATCAAACCCATCGCCGATGAACTCGACACCATCGAGCAGTACGTGGTTCTCGGTGACGAGGACGCCATCCCGGAGACCAGCCTCGAACCCGTGACGGACTACGAGTCGTTCATCGCGGGCTACGAGACGGACTACGACTGGCCGGACATCGACGAGGAGACGGAGAGCGCGCTCTGCTACACCTCGGGCACAACGGGGCTCCCGAAGGGCGTCCAGTACACCCACCGCGGGCAGTTCCTGCACACGATGATGCACAGCCACGTGGACGTCTTCGGCGTCAGCGAGTCCGACGTGGTGATTCCCGTCGTGCCGATGTTCCACGTCAACGGCTGGGGGTTCCCGTACACCACGACGTTCACGGGCGCGAAGATCGTGCTGCCCGGCCAGCACACCGACCCCGACGAGCTGATACCCATCATCGAGGAGGAGAACGTGTCGATCGCGGCGGCCGTCCCGACGGTGTGGATGGAGGTCGATCGCATCATCGAGGAGTCCGACGAGCTCGGGCCGGCGGTGCTGGACACCCTCCAGAGCGTGCTCATCGGCGGGAGCTCCCCGCCGGAATCGCTCATCCGGAAGTTCGACGAGGTGTACGAGGCCCCCATCGGGCAGGGCTACGGGATGACGGAGGCGTCCCCGCACCTCGCGAACACGCTGATGACGACCGAAGTGAAACAGCTCCCGGAGGACGAACAGGACCGCCTGCGGATGAAGGCGGGGGTCCCCGCGCCGGGCGTGAAGGTTCGGCTGCGCGACAAGAACGGCGACCCGGTGCCCCACGACGGTGAGACGCCCGGCGAGGTGCAGGCGCGCGCGCCGTGGCTCGCTGGCGAGTACTACAGCCGTCCGGAGGCGACCGAAACGTCGTGGACCGAGGACGGCTACTTCAGCAGCGGCGACGTCGCGACCATCGACGAGTACGGCTACATCGACGTGGTCGACCGCCTCGACGACGTCATCAAGAGCGGTGGCGAGTGGATCTCCTCGATCGAACTGGAGAACGCGCTCATCGGCCACGGCCGCGTGGCGGAAGCGACCGTTATCGGTGTCCCCCACCAGAAGTGGCAGGAACGACCTGTGGCGTACGTGGTAGCGGAGGTCGACGTAACCGCCAATGACCTCCGCGAGCACCTCCTTGAGGAGTTCCCGAAGTGGTGGCTGCCGGACCGCTTCGAGTTCGTCGACGAGGTGCCGAAGACGTCGACCGGGAAGTTCGACAAGCTCGCGCTCACCGAGTCGTTCGAGGAGCGGTACGGCTCACTGCCGGTCGAGGAGTAG
- a CDS encoding Zn-ribbon domain-containing OB-fold protein, which yields MTDTDAGGEPPRRTVTIPERIDLPRLLDFYDLQDAEHTRIHEFYDRLREGDLSTTRCENCGELHFPPRVICPECTSDDLEYVSLPHEGTLFAFSTVRGSGPLGMETPFVTGVVELDGADVRLSARIDGAKYEDLSIGDPVSLVITEIEDGLDQQRVFYQFEPQGETA from the coding sequence ATGACAGACACAGACGCAGGCGGCGAGCCGCCGCGGCGAACCGTCACGATTCCGGAACGCATCGACCTACCGCGCCTGCTGGACTTCTACGACCTGCAGGACGCCGAACACACGCGCATCCACGAGTTCTACGACCGTCTCCGCGAGGGCGACCTCTCGACGACGCGGTGCGAGAACTGCGGGGAACTCCACTTTCCGCCCCGGGTGATCTGCCCGGAGTGCACGAGCGACGACCTCGAGTACGTCTCGCTGCCCCATGAGGGGACGCTGTTCGCATTCTCCACGGTCCGCGGGAGCGGCCCGCTCGGGATGGAGACGCCGTTCGTCACCGGCGTCGTGGAGCTCGACGGCGCGGATGTGCGGCTGTCGGCGCGCATCGACGGTGCGAAGTACGAGGACCTCTCCATCGGCGACCCGGTGTCGCTGGTGATCACGGAGATCGAGGACGGGCTGGACCAGCAACGGGTATTTTACCAGTTCGAACCACAGGGTGAGACAGCATGA
- a CDS encoding thiolase C-terminal domain-containing protein codes for MPRNAAIVGGGHADWGKREATWKDLVQEAGKATFDDVDGLGPDDVEGLFLGAVQPERFAFQSHVAPLAAELLGVNADKMIARTELACASGQAALRYAWLAIAAGQLDVALVLGVEKMDLGDAYMEETQSSMTNVLDREFDGVNGLNAPSFFSMFAQRHMHEYGTTREQLAQVSVKNKRHAANNPYAQFQQEVDIDDVLNSYPVAPPLCLLDCSGITDGAAGLLLVSEQKARELTDTAAYVTGSGQSTMSGNSINNLPSLSGWPQATVAAEEAYEQAGIDDPVEELDVAEIHDCFSISEIIEYEDLGWVQKGEGGQFVEDGRSELDGDIAVNPRGGLLGCGHPLGATGVSQALEVYKQFTGEVESARQVPDSPETGLIHNLSGSGSVHSVMTLARDPQ; via the coding sequence ATGCCTCGGAACGCTGCAATCGTCGGCGGCGGACACGCAGACTGGGGCAAGCGCGAGGCGACGTGGAAGGACCTCGTGCAGGAGGCCGGAAAGGCCACCTTCGACGACGTGGACGGCCTCGGGCCGGACGATGTCGAGGGGTTGTTCCTCGGCGCGGTCCAACCCGAGCGGTTCGCGTTCCAGAGCCACGTCGCGCCGCTAGCGGCGGAACTGCTGGGCGTGAACGCCGACAAGATGATCGCACGGACGGAGCTGGCGTGCGCGAGCGGACAGGCCGCGCTGCGGTACGCGTGGCTCGCCATCGCCGCCGGCCAGCTGGACGTCGCGCTCGTCCTCGGCGTCGAGAAGATGGACCTCGGAGACGCGTACATGGAGGAGACGCAGTCGAGCATGACGAACGTGCTCGACCGCGAGTTCGACGGCGTGAACGGCCTGAACGCGCCCTCGTTCTTCTCGATGTTCGCGCAGCGCCACATGCACGAGTACGGCACCACGCGCGAGCAGCTCGCGCAGGTGAGCGTGAAGAACAAGCGCCACGCCGCGAACAACCCGTACGCGCAGTTCCAGCAGGAGGTCGACATCGACGACGTGCTGAACTCCTACCCAGTCGCGCCGCCGCTCTGCCTGCTGGACTGCAGCGGCATCACGGACGGCGCCGCCGGCCTCCTGCTCGTCAGCGAACAGAAGGCCCGCGAGCTCACAGACACCGCGGCGTACGTTACGGGCAGTGGGCAGTCGACGATGTCGGGCAACTCCATCAACAACCTCCCGTCGCTGTCCGGGTGGCCGCAGGCCACGGTGGCCGCCGAGGAGGCCTACGAGCAGGCGGGCATCGATGACCCCGTCGAGGAGTTGGACGTCGCGGAGATTCATGACTGCTTCTCCATCAGCGAGATCATCGAGTACGAGGACCTCGGCTGGGTACAAAAGGGCGAGGGCGGCCAGTTCGTCGAGGACGGCCGCAGTGAACTCGACGGCGACATCGCCGTCAATCCCCGCGGTGGCTTGCTCGGCTGCGGGCACCCGCTCGGCGCGACAGGCGTCTCGCAGGCACTGGAAGTATACAAGCAGTTTACGGGCGAGGTGGAGTCCGCCCGCCAGGTGCCGGACAGTCCAGAGACAGGACTTATCCACAACCTCAGCGGGAGCGGCTCCGTGCACAGCGTGATGACGCTCGCGAGGGACCCACAATGA
- a CDS encoding SDR family NAD(P)-dependent oxidoreductase, whose protein sequence is MSVLNDHVCIVGDGGNSLGEATARALADHGATVVVNDLGTSVHGEGGDPEVAERIVESIRENGGDATAHAGDLTEFAYADNLVADTVDEHGRVDSVLNFAGILRDDISYKLDPEDWREVVQTNLTGQFTLQAACQNWREQLVTRASTATAPTSQRARTPCAATSGR, encoded by the coding sequence ATGAGCGTCCTCAACGACCACGTGTGCATCGTCGGCGACGGCGGGAACAGCCTCGGCGAAGCGACCGCACGAGCGCTCGCCGACCACGGCGCAACAGTCGTCGTCAACGACCTCGGTACGTCCGTCCACGGCGAGGGGGGCGACCCCGAAGTGGCCGAACGGATCGTCGAATCCATCCGCGAGAACGGCGGCGACGCGACCGCCCACGCCGGCGACCTCACGGAGTTCGCGTACGCCGACAATCTCGTCGCCGACACCGTCGACGAGCACGGCCGCGTCGACAGCGTGCTGAACTTCGCGGGTATCCTCCGGGACGACATCAGCTACAAGCTCGACCCCGAAGACTGGCGCGAGGTCGTCCAGACGAACCTCACGGGCCAGTTCACGCTGCAGGCCGCCTGCCAGAACTGGCGGGAGCAGCTGGTAACGAGGGCTTCGACCGCCACCGCTCCTACCTCGCAGCGAGCGCGCACTCCGTGCGCGGCAACGTCGGGCAGGTGA
- a CDS encoding SDR family NAD(P)-dependent oxidoreductase: MRGNVGQVNYAASKAGIQVTVRTVSSEMHRHGVRVNALAPNGYTQMTETVLGEHRPYTREQNAVVVVDDVDVELVAAQHLLPIEESRPVSGTAAATVISAVVTAAAERRTAGQLAHSERARCADCLQVRPPREGFIESAPGI; this comes from the coding sequence GTGCGCGGCAACGTCGGGCAGGTGAACTACGCCGCCTCGAAGGCCGGAATCCAGGTGACGGTGCGCACCGTCTCCTCGGAGATGCACCGCCACGGCGTCCGCGTAAACGCGCTCGCGCCGAACGGCTACACGCAGATGACCGAGACCGTCCTTGGGGAACATCGCCCGTACACGCGCGAGCAGAATGCCGTCGTTGTCGTTGATGATGTCGACGTCGAGCTCGTAGCCGCACAGCATCTCCTCCCGATCGAGGAGAGTCGCCCAGTCTCGGGAACTGCGGCCGCGACGGTGATTTCCGCTGTCGTCACCGCCGCCGCCGAACGCCGTACAGCCGGCCAGCTCGCTCATTCCGAGCGCGCCCGCTGCGCTGACTGTCTTCAGGTACGACCGCCGCGTGAGGGATTTATCGAATCCGCCCCCGGAATCTAA
- a CDS encoding ABC transporter substrate-binding protein: protein MVEYTRRDALKRGTALGATVGLSGLAGCSGILGGGGSQGLRFNFTVPIENTGSLFDIPEIQDELPNVGEEYELNVSQDGATTDSVNALAAGETDVVLVANVSYANTILGEAIPGGLTAIASGFGDAYEDNYGFTVYSLPDSDITEPEDLEDATLAVNTLGGGIYAVWMHQLREVGLSENDVEFVEQGFPTFAAGLRDGIFDAAIFPALFAPEPRSEGFTEVFRSQDVLDPYPHAFLATGNNVLDNKEDNVRAFLDDYQSLIDYAFDNRDEVVSLASEHFEISEETVDAFYLTENDYYRGSAEINMDELQYAVDLVNDVDVIEESFDVTEYATNEYLP from the coding sequence ATGGTAGAATATACTCGGCGAGACGCATTAAAACGAGGTACCGCTCTGGGTGCAACTGTCGGACTATCGGGACTAGCAGGTTGCAGTGGCATCCTCGGTGGCGGCGGCAGTCAGGGGCTCCGATTCAATTTTACGGTTCCGATTGAGAATACTGGGTCACTGTTCGACATTCCGGAGATTCAAGATGAGCTCCCGAATGTCGGAGAAGAATACGAACTCAACGTCTCGCAAGATGGTGCCACAACAGATTCGGTAAACGCGTTAGCAGCCGGAGAAACAGATGTGGTCCTAGTCGCAAATGTTAGTTACGCAAATACTATTCTCGGGGAAGCAATTCCCGGGGGGTTAACGGCAATCGCGAGTGGGTTCGGTGATGCATATGAGGATAATTATGGGTTCACCGTGTATTCTCTCCCGGATTCGGATATCACCGAGCCAGAAGACCTAGAAGACGCTACACTCGCTGTCAACACTCTAGGTGGCGGGATCTACGCTGTTTGGATGCACCAACTACGGGAGGTTGGACTTAGTGAGAACGACGTCGAATTCGTCGAGCAGGGGTTTCCGACGTTTGCAGCGGGCCTGCGGGATGGGATATTCGATGCAGCGATTTTCCCCGCGTTGTTTGCACCAGAACCACGCTCCGAAGGCTTCACGGAAGTATTTCGTAGTCAGGACGTCCTCGACCCGTACCCGCACGCATTTCTCGCAACCGGGAATAATGTACTCGATAATAAGGAAGATAACGTGCGTGCCTTCCTTGACGACTATCAATCGCTGATCGACTATGCGTTCGATAACCGGGATGAGGTAGTCTCACTAGCCAGCGAGCACTTCGAGATCTCTGAAGAGACCGTTGATGCATTTTACCTCACGGAGAATGATTATTACCGAGGATCTGCCGAGATCAACATGGATGAACTCCAGTATGCAGTTGACCTGGTAAATGATGTTGATGTCATCGAGGAATCGTTCGACGTGACCGAATATGCCACAAATGAATACCTCCCGTAA
- a CDS encoding SDR family NAD(P)-dependent oxidoreductase, whose amino-acid sequence MTVKYDFTGQTAVVTGAAGGIGRGIAELFGECGASVVLADIQEEKLQKTINELRDRNHSVLGVECDITSVEDVRSLVQETLDSFGSIDILVNNAGISSPGGLMDVDLERWGNIIGVNLTGTFNCTREVAPVMIEQGGGNIVNISSMAGRNISHFGGPDYTASKWGIIGLTKHTAWDLSEYGVRANAVCPGPTLTPLSERTATEEDHQEVEEMTALGRWGTPQDQAKAAAFLVSDAASFITGTVLEVDGGASLSSREKNS is encoded by the coding sequence ATGACGGTTAAATACGATTTTACCGGTCAAACCGCAGTTGTGACTGGAGCAGCAGGGGGAATTGGCCGAGGAATCGCAGAACTGTTCGGTGAATGTGGGGCTTCCGTTGTGCTTGCCGATATCCAAGAGGAAAAGTTGCAAAAAACTATCAACGAACTCCGTGATAGAAATCACTCCGTATTGGGTGTGGAGTGCGATATTACTTCAGTGGAGGATGTCCGATCCCTCGTTCAGGAGACGCTCGATTCGTTCGGATCAATCGATATCTTAGTGAATAACGCAGGGATTTCATCACCAGGCGGTCTCATGGATGTCGATTTGGAACGATGGGGGAACATTATCGGGGTGAATCTCACCGGGACGTTCAATTGTACCCGGGAGGTAGCGCCAGTGATGATTGAACAGGGTGGCGGAAATATAGTAAATATATCCTCGATGGCTGGTAGAAATATCAGTCATTTTGGTGGGCCGGATTATACAGCTTCAAAATGGGGGATAATCGGTCTCACAAAACATACTGCATGGGATCTGAGCGAGTATGGAGTTCGGGCTAACGCGGTTTGCCCAGGACCAACACTTACTCCACTATCTGAACGCACTGCAACGGAGGAAGACCACCAAGAAGTGGAAGAGATGACCGCACTCGGTCGTTGGGGAACGCCTCAAGACCAGGCTAAGGCCGCCGCATTTTTGGTCTCAGATGCGGCATCCTTCATTACTGGGACGGTACTCGAAGTCGATGGAGGGGCGAGTCTGTCGAGCCGAGAAAAAAACAGTTGA
- a CDS encoding ABC transporter ATP-binding protein — MNIRAKRKNSTTGYTNMIEGKVTISGLEKVYDTGDERTKAIDDLSLEVPSGEFLSVVGPSGCGKSTLLYLIAGFLDESDGTIAVDGNAINGPGTDRGVVFQDYALFPWRTVMGNVTYGLEQKGIDKEERQTTAQRFINMMDLDGFEDKYPKELSGGMKQRVSLARTLAYDPKILLMDEPFGALDQPLRESLQEHLLDIWRDVEKTVIFITHDVEEAVYLSEQVMVMTRHPGTKKEIFDIDLDRSESREDVILSEEYTDMRKQVWQSLREETNPNTGN, encoded by the coding sequence ATGAACATTCGTGCAAAGCGCAAAAATTCAACAACAGGTTACACAAACATGATAGAAGGCAAAGTCACGATCTCAGGCCTCGAAAAAGTCTACGATACTGGTGACGAACGAACGAAAGCAATCGACGACCTCTCGCTTGAGGTCCCTAGCGGTGAATTTCTAAGCGTTGTCGGACCTAGTGGTTGCGGGAAGAGTACATTATTGTACCTTATCGCGGGGTTCCTTGACGAGAGTGACGGGACAATCGCTGTTGATGGTAATGCCATTAATGGACCCGGGACGGACCGTGGCGTCGTCTTCCAGGACTATGCGTTATTCCCGTGGCGAACTGTGATGGGGAACGTCACGTACGGGCTCGAGCAAAAAGGGATAGATAAAGAGGAACGACAGACAACCGCTCAGCGATTCATTAATATGATGGATCTTGACGGATTTGAGGATAAATACCCAAAAGAGCTCTCGGGCGGGATGAAACAGCGTGTCTCGCTTGCTAGGACGTTAGCATACGACCCAAAAATCCTCTTAATGGACGAGCCATTTGGGGCGCTCGATCAGCCGCTCCGTGAATCGTTACAAGAGCATCTACTTGACATTTGGCGGGACGTCGAGAAAACTGTAATTTTCATCACGCACGACGTTGAGGAAGCTGTTTATCTCTCAGAGCAGGTTATGGTTATGACTCGTCATCCCGGAACCAAAAAGGAGATCTTCGATATCGACCTTGATCGGTCCGAAAGCCGTGAAGATGTTATCCTCTCCGAGGAATATACAGACATGAGAAAACAGGTATGGCAATCACTCCGTGAAGAAACCAACCCCAATACTGGAAACTAA
- a CDS encoding ABC transporter permease — MAHATLRITELGKSLPEPVQKTGWFVFEWIPIALVAGFWEIISGSFVSSEILPPFSEVVLATWEIIVTGQILPHIQVSLFRVTAGLGMSIIVGVLLGIGMARLQSVENFFEVPLALIYPLPKIALVPLAILWLGVGTATSVLIVFLACLLPIVLNSYNAAQNVDQNLIWSVQMMGMDSWKIPLKVVVPATIPSILTGIRQAIPIAFISLVGAELVASNRGVGFEILRHGQIGNYTSMFAVIVVISLIAFFSVRVYEWGERRLVQWT, encoded by the coding sequence ATGGCACACGCCACACTTCGAATTACGGAGTTAGGAAAGTCGCTCCCAGAACCTGTCCAGAAAACTGGCTGGTTCGTCTTTGAGTGGATACCAATCGCACTTGTCGCGGGATTTTGGGAGATAATAAGCGGGTCGTTTGTATCCAGCGAGATTCTACCCCCATTCTCAGAGGTGGTTCTGGCAACGTGGGAAATCATCGTAACTGGGCAGATACTGCCACATATCCAAGTTTCCCTCTTCCGGGTCACTGCTGGCCTCGGGATGAGTATCATAGTCGGTGTGCTACTCGGAATCGGTATGGCGAGGTTACAGAGTGTTGAGAACTTCTTCGAGGTGCCTCTGGCACTAATTTACCCTCTACCAAAGATCGCGCTTGTCCCCTTAGCGATTCTGTGGCTCGGAGTCGGGACAGCAACGTCCGTATTAATCGTATTCTTAGCTTGCCTACTGCCAATCGTGTTGAACAGCTACAACGCTGCGCAAAACGTCGATCAGAATTTAATTTGGTCAGTACAAATGATGGGAATGGACTCTTGGAAGATTCCTCTAAAAGTCGTGGTTCCCGCTACAATCCCGAGCATCCTAACTGGAATTCGCCAAGCGATCCCAATTGCATTTATCTCACTAGTCGGCGCGGAGCTTGTCGCGTCAAATAGGGGAGTTGGATTCGAAATCCTCCGGCATGGACAGATAGGAAACTACACTTCGATGTTCGCCGTTATTGTTGTAATCTCTCTCATCGCATTCTTCTCGGTGCGTGTGTATGAGTGGGG